The following DNA comes from Candidatus Bathyarchaeota archaeon.
ATGAGTATTTCCTGTGAGGCTTTTAGAAAACGCTTTGATTCGCTCAAAACCAACTCTACAAGCTTCGGGTTTTTCCCTGTTGCTTCTGCAATTTCTAACGCTTTTCTAGAAGGTTTTACTGTGTCCAGCTGAACTACGCGGTCTTCAGCCTTGGAAATCACCTTCTGCGCAACAATAAGGATGTCCTTGTCTTCAATCTCGACATTGTTGTTCTCTGCTGCTGAAACAATCAAATCAGCCAAATCATCGCCTGCTTTTATAAGAGGAATACCTTCAAGCCCAAAAATACCAAGTTTCTTCACCATTTCAACTGCCTTCTAACTTAAGACTTAAAGTCTAGCCACATCAACAAGAAACCGAAACAACGCTGACAACATTTATTAGTTTATCTCCTTCAACAAACTCGAAAACATATGGAGCTGAAACTGGATCAGTATTTGACCCCTTTCAATTTGGAGTACACTCTACAATGTGGACAACTATTTAGATGGGAGAAGCATGGTGGCTTATGGTATGGCATAGCTGAACAGCGAGTTTTCAAAGTTCGACAGACAAATGATGCTCTTGAGTTTGAAGGCGCAAATGTTGACTTCGTAAAGAATTATTTTCGTTTAGACGACGACCTACCGCATATAATTTCTGAAATCAGCCAAGACGCTCTGACGAAACATGCCATTCAAATATTTCTTGGATTGCGCATAGCAAGACAAAATCCTTGGGAGTGCCTAATTTCATACATCTGCGCCACTCACAAAAGCATACCCGCCATCAAAAACATGATTTTCGATTTGTCAAAACAATTTGGTGATAAAATCGCTTTTGAAGACTATAATTTTTATACGTTTCCAGACGCAGCTGCATTGGCAAAGGCCACTCTGGATGAACTCAGAAGATGCAAATTGGGATTTCGGGCAAAACGAGTTCGAGAAACAGCGAGAATGATCAACTGTAACAAAATCGATTTCGAAATGTTGAAAACGATTGATTATGAGATGGCTAAAGGCAAGCTAATGCAGCTTCCGGGGGTTGGGAATAAGGTGGCTGATTGTGTTTTACTCTTTTCTTTGGAGAAGCTGGAAGCGTTTCCAGTGGATGTTTGGATGAAGCGCATAGTTCAGAATCACTACGCGAACCATTTTGATGCCCTGTTCATTGAGAAGCTCTCAGCGAAAAAGTCGCTATATTCAAAGGATTACAACAGAATAGGTTCGTTTGCTAGAGACTATTTCGGAAAGTATGCTGGATACGCTCAGGAGTATTTGTTTCATTTTGTTAGAAGCAAAGTAGCTTAAAGGTCCAGTCTGACAAGGGCAAAATCCAAGTCTATCTCCTCTTTGACTTCGAATCCTTTTCTCAGATAAAGTCCGATGGGTCCAGAAGGATTGTTCGTTGAGCTCCTTCTGGCAAAGGTTTCAACAGCCTTGAAACCACGTTTTCTTAAATCAATGATTACTTCGTTGAGAAGTTTTTTACCTAGACCTTTTCCTCGGAATTTTTCTTTACTAATGTAAAGGCAAGAGATGAAAGCAACGTTCTCTTCAGATGTTCTTAGCTTTTTAGCCCCGTATTCTTTGATGTTTGGGAATCCGTTTGAGGTGGAGTACTGAACGTAGCCTATCGGCTTGTTTTCAGTGTATAATATTTTGCCGCAGTTTCCAAACTCTTCTAATGTTTTAAGAAACCAAGCGGCTTTCATAGATGCATATTTTAGTTTTTCTTTTTGCTGCAGTTTCTGTCTGCTCTGTTCGAGAACGCTTGGGAGTTCCCAGTACAGGCAACTTCTGCATGGTTCAGGGATTTCATTGACATTATCTCGTGTAATGTTTTTGATTGAAACTTTCATATTGTCTATCTCTTCAAAATTCTTATGGAGTTGGCGGTGGAGGCGGTAACGGAGGAGCAGTTCTTGAAACAACGGTAGTTCCGGCCATGCGGTCACTTATTTTTTGATGGGGATCGCCCAGCGTTGCTAAGCCGATAATTACATCTATGAGAACTAAAATCCAGTAAATCTTGCTAATGTTTCTGATGAAAGCCAAATCTAAAGCGGGTCTGTGTCCACCGAGCTCAATAGTTTTTAGGTTCATTATTTTCTTGCCAACAGTCCACCCATAGTAGAACTCGAGCAAAGCGAAGTACAAGATACTTAAGACTCCCGCAAAGAAGGGAAATGTGAAAAAGTGAAAAGGAATGGTAATAATTGCTACGATTATTGAAGTACCTATGCCCACTATTATGCTGTCGATAATAAAAGCCACAAGTCTCCTTATCCAGTGATCTTGAAGTCGTGCATCTCTTCCGATTCTTTCAAAGCCTGTTGACATAGTTTTCCACAAGCAGATTCCCGTTAGTCTTTACGATATATATCATTTCTGCCCTTTGCGAAAAAGAAAGAAAAAATGGGAAGTTTTTAACCTTTCACAACTGCCAATGGGAACAGTTGAGCGACACGTGTGGCAATTCCTACTTTGTCGCTTACCTCCACCACTTTATCTACATTCTTATAAGCCGGATCAGCTTCCTCTGCAAGGACAACCGCACTTGCCGCTCGAACCACCATTCCACGTTTCTCCAAAGCCCTTTTAACATCA
Coding sequences within:
- a CDS encoding GNAT family N-acetyltransferase, with amino-acid sequence MKVSIKNITRDNVNEIPEPCRSCLYWELPSVLEQSRQKLQQKEKLKYASMKAAWFLKTLEEFGNCGKILYTENKPIGYVQYSTSNGFPNIKEYGAKKLRTSEENVAFISCLYISKEKFRGKGLGKKLLNEVIIDLRKRGFKAVETFARRSSTNNPSGPIGLYLRKGFEVKEEIDLDFALVRLDL
- a CDS encoding RDD family protein codes for the protein MSTGFERIGRDARLQDHWIRRLVAFIIDSIIVGIGTSIIVAIITIPFHFFTFPFFAGVLSILYFALLEFYYGWTVGKKIMNLKTIELGGHRPALDLAFIRNISKIYWILVLIDVIIGLATLGDPHQKISDRMAGTTVVSRTAPPLPPPPPTP